The Spiroplasma clarkii genome has a window encoding:
- a CDS encoding MurR/RpiR family transcriptional regulator, which yields MRKINIITVLQNIIQEDNNSIANLIAKVILKNLDHIDTLTINQLAEQSFCSKATIVKFCKQLGLEGYKDLIRRVYLEHHIYKNVDIDENQDLDKSMLEYSQVLLENIAHIDLHKIKAICEIIKASKTIQLFGKGPNTMICNLLNNYLIKLGYNSQTSFDVDVQEKIIANADQNYVTIFFTYSGMTPSIAKILNQAVEKNTKIILITANPDSSFVPHADVVLFALNNEEILSHQQSCVVTFTAITMKLVHCLSLK from the coding sequence ATGAGAAAGATAAATATAATTACAGTTTTGCAAAACATAATTCAAGAAGACAATAATTCAATTGCCAACTTAATTGCTAAGGTCATTTTAAAAAACTTAGATCACATTGACACATTAACAATTAATCAGTTGGCTGAACAAAGTTTTTGTTCAAAAGCCACAATTGTCAAATTTTGTAAACAACTTGGTTTGGAAGGTTACAAAGACCTAATTCGTCGAGTTTACTTAGAACATCATATTTATAAAAATGTGGATATTGATGAAAACCAAGATTTAGATAAAAGTATGCTTGAATACAGTCAAGTATTATTAGAAAACATTGCCCATATTGATTTACACAAAATTAAAGCAATTTGTGAAATTATTAAAGCTAGTAAAACTATTCAATTGTTTGGTAAAGGACCAAACACAATGATTTGTAATTTATTAAATAACTATTTAATTAAGTTGGGTTACAATAGTCAAACTTCTTTTGATGTTGATGTCCAAGAAAAAATAATTGCCAATGCAGATCAAAATTATGTGACAATATTTTTCACATATTCAGGGATGACCCCTAGTATTGCAAAAATTTTAAATCAAGCTGTTGAAAAAAACACCAAGATAATTTTAATCACAGCAAATCCAGATTCAAGCTTTGTCCCACATGCAGATGTTGTTTTGTTTGCTTTAAATAATGAAGAAATTTTAAGTCATCAACAAAGTTGTGTGGTAACTTTTACAGCCATAACTATGAAACTAGTTCACTGCTTAAGTTTAAAGTAG